Proteins encoded by one window of Lathyrus oleraceus cultivar Zhongwan6 chromosome 1, CAAS_Psat_ZW6_1.0, whole genome shotgun sequence:
- the LOC127090185 gene encoding uncharacterized protein LOC127090185, with amino-acid sequence MKEIISKKRTIGDETTTFIENYSAVSQGRRILIKQKDPGAVIIPCAIEDRTFKNVLIDLRVGVSPMLFSIHQKLGIGKVSNTGTNLKFADQSAKHAYGIMEDVIVTIDEFSFPVDFVTIDMPGDEETLIILG; translated from the coding sequence ATGAAGGAGATAATATCTAAAAAGAGAACAATTGGAGATGAGACAACAACCTTTATTGAGAATTATAGTGCAGTGTCACAAGGTAGGAGAATCCTCATCAAACAGAAAGATCCGGGAGCTGTCATAATCCCCTGCGCTATAGAAGACAGAACTTTCAAgaatgttttgattgatttgagAGTTGGTGTGAGTCCTATGTTGTTTTCCATCCATCAAAAACTTGGTATTGGAAAGGTCAGCAATACAGGTACAAATCTAAAATTTGCAGATCAATCCGCAAAGCATGCATATGGGATAATGGAAGACGTAATAGTGACAATAGATGAATTTAGTTTCCCTGTTGATTTTGTGACCATAGACATGCCTGGGGATGAAGAGACACTTATCATTCTTGGTTGA